In a single window of the Blastopirellula retiformator genome:
- a CDS encoding DUF2339 domain-containing protein, whose amino-acid sequence MISTEFVDEEMEPAAPPAEIDPRAEAITLKLCWGLFLQALAIGLVCVSSVGLHFQGLDRLVMTFAAISSLANFAGIVLSLAGISWRRRYGFSAFAMATAAVFFCFGVYTETGAFTFQMTYVFVSLLLQATLIAVLAGTVGLLFSLIRRDRTEPRSHFSLLTLMAIVSIVALLSAGARPLFVRMRWTSYETVTHGATIFVILCGGGALAGLAPSLAIQWRSRPMRWLVVFVGLAATLGVGYLCQMTLVWATSGRVGITTWDWNFCLVIQLALTTIGFGPLLFGGAGGALSTKRQNWRYAIAIGLLVAAVFVLCMLIDPMDLGAYVYFPLARTMTLATVSLLAILATTDAGEHWRRVLVSVALAILWLFVVERMVGEPNRLFLGQHWFPLAILQFLLTVAVHHGMRAVVRNEAMTDFRYRMRVWFFLFAVILFLGSLVEMSQFWFSIYPRMALLATIGAILPMVAFDTPNPRIRRLALFATVPTALLLACVNNALYELPTKQYLAPGIADKKIIASAVIGQAVILTIAILPLIWTPERVEEEGEQHGASDEVISQA is encoded by the coding sequence ATGATTAGCACCGAGTTTGTTGACGAAGAGATGGAACCAGCCGCTCCGCCGGCTGAAATCGACCCGCGCGCCGAGGCGATCACGCTGAAGCTTTGTTGGGGGCTCTTTCTACAGGCGTTGGCGATCGGACTGGTTTGCGTCAGTTCGGTCGGTTTGCATTTTCAGGGCCTGGATCGACTGGTGATGACGTTCGCCGCGATCAGTTCGCTGGCCAATTTCGCCGGGATCGTGTTGTCGCTTGCGGGGATTTCGTGGCGAAGGCGGTACGGTTTCAGTGCGTTTGCGATGGCGACAGCGGCTGTCTTTTTTTGCTTTGGGGTCTACACCGAGACGGGTGCTTTCACGTTTCAAATGACGTATGTTTTTGTGTCGCTCCTGTTGCAGGCGACGCTGATCGCCGTCTTGGCCGGGACAGTGGGACTTCTGTTTTCGCTGATTCGCCGAGATCGGACCGAGCCGCGATCGCATTTCTCGCTGTTGACGCTGATGGCGATCGTCTCGATCGTCGCGTTATTGTCGGCGGGCGCCAGGCCGTTGTTCGTCCGCATGCGCTGGACCAGTTACGAGACGGTCACCCACGGCGCTACCATCTTTGTCATTCTCTGCGGCGGCGGGGCTCTGGCGGGACTGGCGCCGTCGCTGGCGATCCAGTGGCGATCGCGGCCGATGCGCTGGTTGGTGGTGTTCGTCGGTCTGGCGGCGACGCTGGGCGTTGGATACTTGTGTCAGATGACCCTTGTGTGGGCGACGTCGGGCCGAGTCGGAATAACGACGTGGGACTGGAACTTTTGCCTGGTGATTCAACTGGCCCTGACGACGATTGGGTTTGGGCCACTGTTGTTTGGCGGTGCAGGAGGCGCTCTGTCCACCAAGAGGCAAAACTGGCGGTATGCGATCGCCATTGGTCTACTGGTGGCTGCGGTGTTCGTGTTGTGCATGCTTATCGACCCGATGGACCTGGGCGCGTACGTCTATTTCCCGCTGGCCAGAACAATGACGCTCGCGACTGTCAGCCTGTTGGCGATATTGGCGACTACCGATGCAGGCGAGCATTGGCGACGCGTGCTTGTAAGCGTCGCACTCGCGATACTTTGGTTGTTCGTCGTCGAACGGATGGTGGGTGAGCCCAACCGTTTGTTTCTGGGGCAACACTGGTTTCCGCTGGCCATACTTCAGTTCTTACTGACGGTGGCGGTGCATCACGGGATGCGAGCCGTTGTGCGAAACGAAGCCATGACCGACTTTCGGTATCGGATGCGAGTTTGGTTTTTCCTCTTCGCGGTGATTTTGTTTTTGGGGAGCCTCGTCGAGATGAGTCAATTCTGGTTTTCGATTTACCCCAGAATGGCGCTGCTGGCGACGATCGGCGCGATCCTACCGATGGTCGCGTTCGATACGCCCAACCCACGGATCCGCCGGTTGGCCCTGTTTGCGACGGTCCCGACGGCGTTGTTGTTGGCATGTGTTAATAACGCTCTGTATGAGTTGCCGACCAAGCAATACCTGGCGCCGGGAATCGCCGACAAAAAGATCATCGCGTCGGCGGTGATTGGGCAAGCGGTGATCTTGACGATTGCGATCTTGCCGCTGATTTGGACGCCAGAGCGGGTGGAAGAGGAAGGTGAGCAACACGGGGCTTCCGACGAGGTCATCAGCCAAGCTTAA
- a CDS encoding vitamin B12-dependent ribonucleotide reductase, translating into MIRPTQSPSTPPETEIPTPLKVSASFCPAEAATPYDAFSWVRRDAVIPSADGPAIFEQPGVEFPEHWSQTAVNIVASKYFFGEQRTAGRENSLRQLVDRVVRTIADWGVADGYLSPEGGEIFYRDLAWLCLDQAAAFNSPVWFNVGLNQAYGVTGDRAVWRWNPEVGAATCDADAYVFPQASACFIQGVQDDMQSIMSLAASEAMLFKYGSGSGTDLSTLRSRRELLSGGGKPSGPLSFMRVYDQVAGVVKSGGKTRRAAKMQSLKVEHPDILDFIQCKAKEEAKARILIEHGGYDADFNGEAYNSVLFQNANLSVRISDAFMKAVEQDAEWRTHWITKPENAGPSYPARDLLRQMAESAWQCGDPGVQYDTTINRWHTCPESGRINASNPCSEYMFLDDSACNLASLNLMRFRCGDGSLDAPRFAAACRLVFLAQEILVDRAGYPTQTIAENSHRFRPLGLGYTNLGSLLMASGLPYDSDSARGTCAAITAILQGAALRTSSEIAAARGAFAGFADNRAAMLAVIDKHAAALDQVQHAPTALLQYAKALWSEVQTAGQRDGYRNAQATVLAPTGTISFFMDCDTTGIEPELALIKTKRLAGGGSLQLVNRTVQQGLTALGYSPPQVDAITQHLHETGCLEGTPELRETDLPAFDCAFPAQPGGRFIAWKAHMAMMAAAQPFLSGAISKTVNLPEDATPDDIADAYVWGWKLGLKSLSIYRDNSKCSQPLSSGTSASPVERPPEPSREHLPDTRRSLTHKFNVAGHEGYLTVGLYPDGRPGELFITMAKEGSTIGGLVDCFGIACSIALQYGVPLDVLSRKFSHVRFEPMGVTSSRETPIAASVVDYIFQWLAKRFPSGYGNGFVETKLADASPTEDDASLTKHDLQQWSGAKMNAGQHGQGKADRSEIAPARELPAFHPRARNADADPVDGTNTAPQIDQEIAKTKGGQPWLVDRIEAAQRSLAEQGKFGRPSADSPSDAPICDRCGSLTVPSGTCYVCRNCGNSLGCS; encoded by the coding sequence ATGATTCGTCCGACACAAAGCCCCTCAACACCGCCAGAAACCGAGATTCCGACGCCGCTGAAGGTCTCCGCCAGCTTCTGCCCGGCCGAGGCGGCGACGCCGTACGACGCGTTCTCGTGGGTCCGTCGCGACGCGGTCATTCCATCGGCGGACGGACCAGCGATCTTCGAGCAACCGGGCGTCGAGTTTCCCGAGCACTGGAGCCAGACGGCCGTCAACATTGTCGCCAGTAAATACTTCTTTGGCGAGCAAAGAACGGCCGGACGCGAAAATAGTCTCCGCCAACTGGTTGACCGGGTCGTGCGCACGATCGCCGACTGGGGCGTTGCGGACGGTTATCTCAGCCCCGAGGGAGGTGAGATCTTCTATCGCGACCTGGCCTGGCTTTGTCTCGATCAGGCCGCCGCGTTTAACTCGCCCGTTTGGTTCAACGTCGGCTTGAATCAGGCCTATGGCGTCACCGGCGATCGCGCGGTCTGGCGGTGGAATCCGGAGGTTGGCGCGGCGACCTGCGACGCCGACGCCTACGTCTTTCCACAAGCTTCGGCCTGCTTTATCCAAGGGGTGCAGGACGACATGCAGTCGATCATGTCGCTGGCCGCTTCGGAGGCGATGTTGTTCAAATACGGCAGCGGTTCCGGCACCGACCTGTCGACGCTTCGCTCGCGCCGCGAGCTTCTCTCAGGCGGCGGCAAACCGTCGGGGCCCCTCTCATTCATGCGGGTCTACGACCAGGTCGCCGGCGTCGTCAAATCAGGCGGCAAGACGCGTCGCGCCGCGAAGATGCAATCGCTGAAAGTCGAACATCCCGACATTCTCGACTTCATCCAGTGCAAAGCGAAAGAAGAGGCGAAGGCCCGCATCTTGATCGAGCATGGAGGTTACGACGCCGACTTCAATGGCGAAGCGTACAACTCGGTCCTCTTCCAGAACGCCAACCTTTCAGTGCGGATCAGCGACGCGTTCATGAAAGCGGTAGAACAAGATGCCGAGTGGCGAACGCACTGGATCACCAAGCCAGAAAACGCAGGCCCCTCCTACCCTGCCCGCGACCTACTGCGACAAATGGCCGAGTCGGCGTGGCAATGCGGCGACCCCGGCGTGCAGTACGACACCACGATCAACCGCTGGCATACTTGCCCCGAGTCAGGCCGAATCAACGCCAGTAATCCCTGTTCGGAATATATGTTTCTGGACGACTCGGCGTGCAACTTGGCCAGCTTGAACCTGATGCGGTTTCGCTGTGGCGACGGTTCGCTTGACGCGCCTCGGTTCGCGGCCGCCTGTCGGCTCGTTTTCCTCGCCCAAGAGATCTTGGTCGACCGTGCCGGATACCCCACGCAAACCATCGCCGAGAACAGCCATCGCTTTCGCCCACTTGGTTTAGGTTACACCAATCTTGGTTCGCTGCTGATGGCCAGCGGTCTGCCGTACGACAGCGATTCGGCGCGCGGCACGTGCGCCGCCATCACGGCGATCTTGCAAGGCGCGGCGCTACGAACCAGCAGCGAAATCGCCGCCGCTCGGGGCGCGTTCGCCGGCTTTGCCGACAATCGCGCCGCCATGTTAGCCGTTATCGATAAGCACGCGGCGGCGCTCGATCAGGTGCAACACGCGCCCACTGCGCTGCTGCAATACGCCAAGGCGCTCTGGAGCGAAGTGCAGACAGCCGGACAGCGTGACGGCTACCGCAACGCCCAGGCGACTGTCCTGGCTCCGACCGGTACGATCAGCTTCTTCATGGACTGCGACACGACCGGGATTGAACCGGAACTCGCCCTGATCAAGACGAAACGCCTGGCCGGCGGCGGATCGCTGCAGTTGGTCAACCGGACGGTCCAACAAGGCCTTACCGCGCTCGGCTATTCGCCGCCGCAAGTCGACGCCATCACGCAACACCTGCACGAAACAGGCTGCTTGGAAGGAACGCCAGAGCTGCGCGAAACCGACCTGCCGGCGTTCGACTGTGCGTTTCCCGCCCAGCCGGGCGGACGGTTTATCGCGTGGAAGGCGCATATGGCGATGATGGCCGCGGCGCAACCGTTTTTGTCCGGCGCTATCTCCAAAACGGTCAACCTGCCCGAGGACGCCACGCCAGACGATATCGCCGACGCGTATGTCTGGGGCTGGAAGCTGGGGCTCAAATCGCTTTCGATCTATCGCGACAATTCCAAGTGCAGTCAACCGCTTTCCAGCGGGACGAGCGCGTCGCCTGTAGAACGTCCGCCAGAGCCAAGTCGCGAACATTTGCCCGACACGCGGCGCTCGCTGACGCACAAGTTCAACGTCGCCGGACACGAAGGTTACTTGACCGTTGGTCTCTATCCCGATGGTCGCCCCGGCGAGTTGTTCATCACGATGGCGAAGGAAGGAAGTACGATCGGCGGACTGGTCGATTGCTTTGGCATCGCTTGTTCGATCGCGCTGCAGTATGGCGTTCCGCTTGACGTACTTTCGCGCAAATTTTCGCACGTGCGGTTCGAACCGATGGGCGTCACGTCAAGCAGAGAAACGCCAATTGCCGCAAGCGTGGTCGATTACATTTTCCAATGGCTAGCCAAACGATTTCCGAGCGGGTATGGTAACGGCTTCGTGGAAACGAAGCTTGCGGACGCATCGCCAACTGAAGACGATGCGTCGTTAACGAAGCATGATTTGCAGCAGTGGTCCGGCGCCAAGATGAACGCCGGTCAACATGGTCAGGGAAAGGCCGATAGGAGCGAAATCGCGCCGGCTAGGGAGTTGCCGGCGTTTCACCCGAGGGCAAGGAACGCGGATGCCGACCCAGTGGATGGGACCAACACGGCGCCGCAAATTGACCAGGAAATAGCCAAAACAAAGGGGGGCCAGCCGTGGCTCGTCGATCGAATCGAAGCCGCTCAGCGATCGCTCGCTGAGCAAGGTAAGTTCGGAAGACCCAGCGCGGACTCGCCTTCAGACGCTCCTATTTGTGATCGTTGCGGCAGCTTGACGGTTCCTAGCGGAACTTGCTATGTCTGCCGTAACTGCGGGAATAGCTTGGGATGCTCGTAA
- the ahr gene encoding NADPH-dependent aldehyde reductase Ahr: MSEVVHAYAAPKAGAPLEPFEYDAGPLADNQVEVAVTHCGICHSDLSMIENEWGMSAFPLVPGHEASGAIVKMGSQVKGLKIGQRVGVGWQSGSCMSCSHCLGGDHNLCSDSAATIVGHHGGFADKVRCDWQFVVPLPDALSAADVGPLFCGGVTVFNPMLQYGVLPTHRIGVIGIGGLGHMALQFANKWGCEVTAFTSSDSKREEAKKLGAHNVVNSRDSDAMGKLKGSLDFVLSTVNVSLDWPVILDTLAPKGKLLLVGAVLDPIPVSAMALIMPQRSIGGSPIGSPTTIAKMLDFCARHEISPQIETFPMSKVNDALEHLKAGKARYRIVLENDLAG; encoded by the coding sequence ATGAGTGAAGTCGTCCATGCCTATGCCGCGCCGAAAGCGGGAGCGCCGCTGGAGCCGTTTGAATATGACGCCGGTCCGCTGGCGGACAACCAAGTCGAAGTCGCCGTTACGCATTGCGGCATCTGCCACTCCGATTTGTCGATGATCGAAAACGAGTGGGGCATGTCGGCCTTTCCGCTGGTGCCTGGTCATGAAGCGTCGGGCGCCATCGTCAAGATGGGCTCGCAGGTCAAAGGGCTGAAAATTGGCCAGCGGGTTGGCGTTGGTTGGCAGTCGGGCAGCTGCATGTCTTGTTCGCATTGCCTGGGCGGCGACCACAATCTTTGCTCCGATTCGGCGGCGACGATCGTTGGGCATCATGGCGGATTCGCCGATAAGGTTCGCTGCGATTGGCAGTTTGTGGTGCCGCTTCCTGACGCTCTCTCGGCAGCCGACGTGGGGCCGCTCTTCTGCGGCGGCGTGACCGTCTTCAACCCGATGTTGCAGTATGGCGTGCTGCCGACGCATCGGATCGGCGTCATCGGCATTGGCGGGCTGGGTCACATGGCGCTGCAGTTCGCCAACAAATGGGGCTGCGAGGTGACCGCGTTTACCTCGAGCGATTCCAAGCGAGAAGAAGCGAAGAAGTTGGGCGCTCACAACGTCGTCAATTCGCGCGACTCCGACGCGATGGGCAAGCTGAAAGGCTCGCTCGACTTTGTGCTGTCGACGGTCAACGTATCGCTCGATTGGCCGGTGATTCTGGATACCTTGGCGCCCAAGGGTAAGCTGCTGCTGGTCGGCGCGGTGCTCGATCCGATTCCTGTCTCAGCGATGGCGCTGATCATGCCGCAGCGTTCGATCGGCGGTTCGCCAATCGGCAGCCCCACGACGATCGCCAAGATGTTGGACTTTTGCGCCCGTCATGAGATCTCGCCGCAGATCGAGACGTTCCCCATGTCGAAGGTCAACGACGCCTTGGAGCACTTGAAGGCGGGGAAGGCCCGGTATCGCATCGTGTTGGAAAACGACCTTGCGGGCTAA